Proteins from one Sphingopyxis terrae subsp. terrae NBRC 15098 genomic window:
- a CDS encoding outer membrane protein assembly factor BamE: MPKTIASLTGRRAGLILAGIALALSAGGCAQLKGRQGYIVDPVLTQAITPGVDNRESVEKTLGRPTFVGQFGNNEYYYLSRETRQLAFAHPRPVSQQVLRVSFDPAGNVVGVDRTGLEQVSKISPNGDSTPTLGRHRSFFEDIFGNIGAVGAPGVGGGAQGQ; encoded by the coding sequence ATGCCGAAAACCATTGCCTCGCTTACCGGCCGCCGCGCGGGCCTCATCCTTGCCGGGATCGCGCTTGCGCTGTCGGCGGGGGGATGCGCCCAGCTCAAGGGGCGTCAGGGCTATATCGTCGATCCGGTGCTGACCCAGGCGATCACCCCCGGCGTCGACAACCGCGAGTCGGTGGAAAAGACGCTCGGCCGTCCGACCTTCGTCGGTCAGTTCGGAAACAATGAATATTATTATCTGTCTCGCGAAACGCGCCAGCTCGCCTTCGCCCACCCGCGGCCGGTGTCGCAGCAGGTGCTGCGCGTCAGCTTCGATCCCGCAGGCAATGTCGTCGGCGTCGATCGCACCGGGCTCGAACAGGTGAGCAAGATCAGCCCGAACGGCGACAGCACGCCGACGCTGGGCCGTCATCGCAGCTTCTTCGAGGATATTTTCGGCAATATCGGCGCGGTCGGCGCGCCGGGTGTCGGGGGCGGCGCACAGGGCCAATAA
- a CDS encoding ubiquinol-cytochrome C chaperone family protein, whose translation MFSISKFFRSAPDPREARRPLWDAVVAAARAPHWYLAGQVPDTLDGRFDMVSLVLALVLHRIDDDPDQALAGVELTELFVADMDGQMRQIGFGDMVVGKQVGRMVGALGGRLGAYRAPDGSAALEEALVRNLWRGKAPPAEGLAHVMAAVAALRTGLAAMPVADLVVADRLPGEPA comes from the coding sequence ATGTTCTCGATCAGCAAATTCTTCCGATCCGCCCCCGATCCCCGCGAAGCACGGCGTCCGCTCTGGGACGCCGTCGTCGCGGCGGCGCGTGCGCCGCACTGGTATCTGGCGGGACAGGTTCCCGACACGCTCGACGGCCGCTTCGACATGGTCAGCCTGGTGCTGGCGCTCGTCCTCCATCGCATCGACGATGATCCCGACCAGGCGCTGGCGGGGGTTGAACTGACCGAATTGTTCGTCGCCGACATGGATGGGCAGATGCGCCAGATCGGCTTTGGCGACATGGTGGTCGGCAAACAGGTCGGTCGCATGGTTGGAGCGCTGGGCGGACGGCTGGGAGCCTATCGCGCGCCCGACGGATCGGCGGCGCTGGAAGAAGCGCTGGTGCGCAATCTGTGGCGCGGCAAGGCGCCGCCCGCCGAAGGACTGGCGCATGTCATGGCAGCGGTCGCGGCCCTGCGCACAGGGCTTGCCGCGATGCCGGTTGCGGACCTGGTCGTCGCCGACCGCTTGCCCGGAGAGCCCGCATGA
- a CDS encoding NADP-dependent malic enzyme translates to MDGGSKVQFSDREALLYHSYGRPGKIEIVASKPMATQRDLSLAYSPGVAVPVNAIAEDPAKAYDYTAKGNLVAVISNGTAILGLGNLGALASKPVMEGKAVLFKRFADVDSIDLELKTEDPQAFIDAVELLEPSFGGINLEDIAAPNCFIIEAALKEKMNIPVFHDDQHGTAIITAAGLINACHLTGRDLADIKVVVNGAGAAAIACTALIKAMGVRHENVIMCDRKGTIFQGRTEGMDQWKSAHAVPTEARDLTEALRGADVFLGLSAAGALKPEMVKDMAPAPIIFAMANPDPEISPPDARAARPDAIIATGRSDYPNQVNNVLCFPFIFRGALDVRATAINEEMKIAAAYAIADLARQQVPEEVAAAYGGRASSFGPEYIIPSPFDPRLMEIVPAAVAKAAMETGVAQQPIDDLEAYRTQLRARLNPTTSVLTLAYEAARANPKRVVFAEGEEEVVLRAAIQFRDGGYGIPVLVGREGLHNKLRDMGVADPESFEVHNSVNSPHVPQMVEMLYERLQRRGYLRRDIERMVNRDRNIFGSLLLKLGLGDAMITGVTRTYSQTMREVRRVIDPAEGKTAFGIHVLVGQHHTIFMADTTVNERPSAEMLADIADRTAQVARRMGHEPRVAFLSYSTFGNPPGSWLDNIRDAVHILDGRQPAFEYEGEMSPDVALNPRVMANYPFCRLSGPANVLVMPGLQSGNLSAKLLRELGGSAVIGPMLIGMEKPVQIATMASTASDLVTLAVLAAGGIAV, encoded by the coding sequence ATGGACGGCGGCAGCAAGGTGCAATTTTCGGACCGCGAGGCCCTGCTCTATCATAGCTATGGGCGGCCGGGGAAAATCGAGATCGTCGCGTCGAAGCCGATGGCAACGCAGCGCGACCTCAGCCTCGCCTATTCGCCGGGCGTCGCGGTGCCGGTGAATGCAATCGCCGAGGATCCGGCCAAGGCCTATGACTATACCGCCAAGGGCAATCTTGTCGCCGTCATCTCGAACGGCACGGCGATTCTGGGTCTCGGCAATCTCGGCGCGCTTGCCTCGAAGCCGGTGATGGAAGGCAAGGCGGTGCTGTTCAAGCGCTTCGCCGACGTCGATTCGATCGACCTTGAGCTCAAGACCGAAGATCCCCAGGCGTTCATCGACGCGGTCGAACTGCTCGAGCCAAGCTTCGGCGGCATCAACCTCGAGGACATTGCGGCCCCCAACTGCTTCATCATCGAGGCGGCGCTCAAGGAAAAGATGAACATCCCGGTGTTCCATGACGACCAGCATGGCACCGCGATCATCACCGCCGCCGGCCTGATCAACGCCTGTCATCTGACCGGGCGCGATCTGGCCGACATCAAGGTTGTCGTCAACGGCGCCGGCGCCGCGGCCATCGCCTGCACCGCGCTGATCAAGGCGATGGGCGTGCGGCACGAAAATGTCATCATGTGCGATCGCAAGGGCACCATCTTCCAGGGCCGCACCGAAGGAATGGACCAGTGGAAATCGGCCCACGCCGTGCCGACCGAAGCGCGCGACCTGACCGAAGCGCTTCGCGGCGCGGACGTCTTCCTCGGTCTGTCGGCGGCGGGCGCGCTCAAGCCCGAGATGGTGAAGGACATGGCGCCCGCGCCGATCATTTTCGCGATGGCAAACCCCGACCCCGAAATCTCGCCGCCCGATGCCCGTGCGGCGCGCCCTGACGCGATCATCGCAACGGGGCGTTCGGACTATCCCAACCAGGTCAACAATGTGCTGTGCTTCCCCTTCATCTTCCGCGGCGCGCTCGACGTGCGGGCGACCGCGATCAACGAAGAGATGAAGATCGCCGCCGCCTATGCGATTGCCGATCTCGCGCGCCAGCAGGTACCCGAGGAAGTGGCCGCAGCCTATGGCGGCCGCGCGTCGAGCTTCGGCCCCGAATATATCATCCCCTCGCCCTTCGACCCGCGGCTGATGGAGATCGTCCCCGCGGCGGTCGCAAAAGCGGCGATGGAGACGGGCGTCGCGCAGCAGCCGATCGACGATCTGGAGGCGTATCGCACGCAGCTGCGCGCCCGGCTCAATCCGACCACCTCGGTCCTCACCCTCGCCTATGAAGCGGCGCGCGCCAATCCCAAGCGCGTCGTCTTTGCCGAGGGCGAGGAAGAAGTGGTGCTGCGCGCCGCGATCCAGTTCCGCGACGGCGGCTATGGCATTCCCGTCCTCGTCGGGCGCGAAGGCCTGCACAACAAACTGCGCGACATGGGCGTCGCCGACCCCGAAAGCTTCGAGGTTCATAACAGCGTCAATTCGCCGCACGTCCCCCAGATGGTCGAGATGCTCTATGAGCGGCTCCAGCGCCGCGGCTATCTGCGCCGTGACATCGAACGGATGGTCAACCGTGATCGCAACATCTTCGGCTCGCTGCTGCTAAAACTCGGCCTTGGCGATGCGATGATCACCGGCGTGACGCGCACCTATTCGCAGACGATGCGCGAAGTGCGGCGGGTGATCGACCCTGCCGAGGGCAAGACGGCGTTCGGCATTCACGTCCTCGTCGGACAGCATCACACCATCTTCATGGCCGACACGACGGTCAACGAACGCCCCTCGGCCGAAATGCTCGCGGACATCGCCGACCGCACGGCGCAGGTCGCACGCCGCATGGGTCACGAACCGCGCGTTGCCTTCTTGTCCTATTCGACCTTCGGCAACCCGCCGGGATCGTGGCTCGATAATATCCGCGATGCCGTCCACATCCTCGACGGTCGCCAGCCGGCCTTCGAATATGAAGGCGAAATGTCGCCCGACGTCGCGCTGAATCCCCGCGTCATGGCCAATTATCCCTTCTGCCGTCTCTCGGGCCCCGCGAATGTTCTGGTCATGCCGGGGCTGCAGTCGGGCAATCTGTCGGCAAAGCTGCTGCGCGAACTCGGCGGCAGCGCGGTCATCGGACCGATGCTGATCGGGATGGAAAAGCCGGTACAGATTGCAACCATGGCGTCCACCGCCTCGGATCTGGTCACACTGGCGGTTCTGGCGGCGGGCGGCATCGCGGTCTGA
- a CDS encoding adenylate kinase, with product MTLNIILLGPPGAGKGTQASRLVEEHGMVQLSTGDMLRAAVRAGTPIGLQAKAVMDAGELVSDEIVSGLIGERLDELGNETSVIFDGYPRTAAQAEALDGILSVRGRKLDHVIELVVDEDALVDRITGRFSCANCGEGYHDRYKLPKVEGTCDVCGSHDFKRRPDDNEETVRTRMAEYRAKTEPILPIYEARGIVSKVDGMAAIDAVNDAIEAILRSDAS from the coding sequence ATGACGCTGAACATCATTTTGCTTGGACCGCCGGGAGCCGGCAAGGGAACGCAGGCTTCGCGTCTGGTGGAAGAGCATGGGATGGTCCAGCTTTCCACCGGTGATATGCTCCGTGCAGCCGTCAGGGCGGGAACGCCGATCGGCCTGCAGGCCAAGGCAGTGATGGACGCGGGCGAACTGGTCTCGGACGAAATCGTCTCGGGCCTGATCGGCGAGCGGCTCGACGAGCTCGGGAACGAAACCTCGGTCATCTTTGACGGCTATCCACGCACCGCGGCGCAGGCCGAGGCGCTCGACGGCATCTTGTCGGTGCGCGGCCGCAAGCTCGACCATGTCATCGAACTGGTCGTTGACGAAGACGCGCTCGTCGACCGGATCACCGGACGCTTTTCGTGCGCAAATTGCGGCGAAGGCTATCACGATCGCTACAAGCTGCCGAAGGTCGAAGGCACCTGCGACGTGTGCGGCAGCCATGATTTCAAGCGCCGTCCCGACGACAATGAGGAAACGGTGCGCACCCGCATGGCCGAATATCGCGCGAAGACCGAACCGATCCTTCCGATCTACGAGGCGCGCGGCATCGTCAGCAAGGTCGACGGCATGGCCGCGATCGACGCCGTCAACGATGCGATCGAAGCGATCCTGCGAAGCGACGCCAGCTAG
- a CDS encoding SRPBCC family protein encodes MHVKSSFGALLFAATCVASPAASKVIDQSDIGFTVAHTAQVAATPEDVWKMLRTPDKWWSKEHSWSGDAANFWLDSQAGGCFCEKLPDEGQGVGSVQHARIIFAKPGEMMRLSGAFGPLQGEAVTGTLTIQIKKTPTGSAIRFDYVVGGYMRFKVADIAPAVDKVLAEQMVRLANALGGSLPVARGDKPAEDKSGEGADEAAKPADSNADADGAAEEPAPADSGLDAAVADLVKDEPKRD; translated from the coding sequence ATGCATGTGAAATCGTCTTTCGGCGCGCTCCTGTTCGCGGCGACGTGCGTCGCCTCGCCGGCAGCGTCCAAGGTCATCGATCAGAGCGACATCGGTTTCACCGTCGCGCATACGGCGCAGGTCGCCGCGACGCCCGAAGACGTGTGGAAAATGCTCCGCACGCCCGACAAATGGTGGTCGAAAGAGCATAGCTGGTCGGGCGATGCCGCCAATTTCTGGCTCGATTCGCAGGCTGGTGGCTGCTTCTGCGAAAAGCTTCCCGACGAAGGACAGGGCGTCGGCAGCGTCCAACACGCGCGGATCATCTTCGCCAAGCCGGGCGAAATGATGCGCCTGTCGGGCGCATTCGGGCCGCTGCAGGGCGAGGCGGTCACGGGGACGCTGACGATCCAGATCAAAAAGACGCCGACGGGCAGCGCGATCCGCTTCGACTATGTCGTCGGCGGCTATATGCGCTTCAAGGTCGCCGACATCGCTCCCGCCGTCGACAAGGTGCTGGCCGAACAGATGGTCAGGCTCGCGAACGCGCTCGGCGGATCGCTCCCGGTCGCGCGCGGCGACAAGCCGGCCGAGGATAAGTCCGGCGAAGGCGCGGACGAAGCGGCCAAACCGGCGGATAGCAATGCCGATGCGGACGGCGCGGCGGAGGAGCCGGCACCCGCTGATTCGGGTCTCGACGCCGCGGTCGCTGATCTCGTCAAGGACGAGCCCAAGCGCGACTGA
- a CDS encoding YceD family protein: protein MTNPELSHLVTLADAMQGRKVALDADEATRAAIAKRLGLIALDRFVVEAEVFAVAGGIAARGRITADVVQACAATDLPVPAHIADPFDLRFLRDIGADASEEEEVEISADDCDVLPLEGDRVDIGEAAVQTLSLALEPFPRHPDADRILAEKGVLTEEQAGPFGALAQLRDKDAS, encoded by the coding sequence ATGACCAATCCCGAACTTTCGCACCTCGTCACCCTCGCCGACGCGATGCAGGGCCGCAAGGTCGCGCTCGACGCCGACGAAGCGACCCGCGCCGCGATCGCCAAGCGACTCGGCCTGATCGCGCTCGATCGCTTCGTCGTCGAGGCCGAGGTGTTCGCCGTCGCCGGCGGGATCGCCGCAAGAGGCCGCATCACCGCCGACGTCGTGCAGGCGTGCGCCGCCACCGATCTCCCTGTCCCCGCGCACATCGCCGACCCCTTCGACCTGCGCTTCCTGCGCGACATCGGCGCCGACGCGAGCGAGGAAGAAGAGGTCGAGATCAGCGCGGACGATTGCGATGTCCTGCCGCTCGAAGGCGATCGCGTCGATATCGGCGAAGCCGCGGTGCAGACGCTGTCGCTGGCGCTCGAGCCCTTTCCGCGCCATCCCGATGCCGACCGCATCCTCGCCGAAAAGGGCGTGCTGACCGAAGAACAGGCCGGCCCCTTCGGCGCGCTCGCCCAGCTGCGCGACAAGGACGCTTCCTGA